TCGGCCACCCGGCGATTTCCTCTTAGCAGCGCTTATTGTTCTGTTGCGATTGCTATTGGTGCTACGATTGCTGTTATTGCAATGTGGGTATTTGTATAGTATCATGTGGTGTGCGGTAATCTGTAGCGGTGATTAGATGCGGTTGTACCGTGGTTATTTATGTTGCTACGTACGGGAGAGACCACTGAGTTGTGCTATTGACGTTGCGCGTCAGCTGAATTCTCACGCACCGCTGCGGGTTCCACAGCTGCGCTGACGAGCCGCAACGGTCTGAGCTTCAACGATACCGGGCTTCCGTTTTCACCGCTTACGTATTGCAGCTGCTAACTGGGTCCTCATATGGAAAGACACAGCCCGTTGTCACTTGGCTTGTCGCGCTTGTAGAGCACGGCGAaattgaaagttgggcgagttgggaATATATAGTTCTCGTTTACGTGCGAAGCAGCGCACGGAGACAAGACACAGAAGGAACGAAACGGTTGTCCTGCAGTGGTAGACCTGTCATTTCGTTACTTTTATGCCAAATTGTCTCCGCGTATACTACTTCGCACGTCAACGCTTGTAGAGTGGCGGCTGTTCGCTGAGCTGGTCTGAATTTGCCTGGCATTGACGCTGTCTTTCGAGGAACGGTTGCGGTGCCATCCGAGTCTTCAAAGAAGGTGGTGCTCTCTTGCGCAGCGCTGGAGTCAGTCGCAACTTTCCCAAAGTCTTTTTTGGCAATGTTAACTACTGCAATTGCTTCTTCATTTTTATTCATTATattttccccgccgcggtggtctagtggctaaggtactcggctgctaagccacaggtcgcgggttcatatcccggctgcggcggctccgatggaggcggaaatgttgtaggcccgtgtgctcagatttgggtgcacgttaaagaacaccaggtggtcgaaatttccggagccttccgctatggccgctctcataatcatatggtggctttggggcgttaaaacccacatatcaataatcaatTATCAATCAATTTATTAACTATAATAATTTAGACCTCGTTCGTTCATTTCAACTCGGTTTCGAGCATTGCTGGCCTTGTTTTAGGTCTGTGCTGAGCGCTTTATTGTAAGCGTGATCACGCCACATGAAATGTACGAATTATGGTCACGCCCCTGGTGTGCCTCAGGCTGCGCTTCCGTGGCCCTATATCAATACATACCTGTTCGCCAGCCTTCGTGTGGCTGCTCTGTGCCTGTTAATAAAGACACAAAGACAAGTTACAGAAGCTTCACGGTGACGCGTTGCGATCGCACTGCGGCATATTTATTTCGTGACAAAATCGTGGTGGCCGATGATCTATGCGCTCGTCCCGGTGTCTTCTACAGAGTTCGAGTGTTGAAAGGGCAGATCTTAAAGTAGCAGGCCTCTGAAAGAAAGGGGTACATCTAATGAAAGAAACTGCTTATTCATAGCGAACAAAGAAATGTCGTTAGAGCGCGAAGTAGGAAAAAAGGCGTCTCTTGATAGGCGTTGCCACGATAACACAAATGCCGCATGCAGAAGTACAATAGCCAATGGAAGGTCTCGTACCAGGACTCCGGCAACAAGGAAGGGACGTTGCGATTAAAATGCACACACTCGCATCACAATCACTTGCGTGAGCTGGCCGCTATATCTGAATCAAACAACACATGACCCCAACTCGTGGTATGGGTTTATCAGCAAGAGCTTGTCCGTCAGTGATACCGCATTTGCAGCTTGAAAACAGGTTATGCGTACTCAAAAGtgaatggtgtttttttttttaagtacgaAATGACGTGCACCTTAAGTATTGATAACATTTTGAGAGGTGTGTTTACACTGCCATACCAACATCCTCCAGACAGAGGCGTTTCTGAGCAAGAGCTGGTTAGACATTTAATTTTTTATATTAAAGTCAATTTTATACTGTGCGCACCTACCAATATCAAGACTAGCTTGATGTTAGGCTGCAGTACAAATTCTGGTGGCTTTTCGCAGCAGACTGGCTCGTGTTAATGACGTCAGGCACCAAAACATCCAAAATTACTGCTTGTAcgtcaccaaaacattcaaaatgGTCGCTTGTGCGTCACCAACGGAGCCACGTTGGCGAATGGCCGAGAAAACGTCGATATCTTGCACGAGGACCTGATGAAAAGCTCATACCGTCTTGTGACGACAGAGTATGCAGTGAAAAAACACACTGTAATAATTTCTTCAGTGTGAAATCACACTTAGCAGTACACTCTCGAGGCTCAAGAGGGATCGgcctttcatttgacgccgaAAAACAGCAACCGAAAATCTTCGTATTAGTACCCCTTCAACGTACGGATATGCGTATAAGTCCAGAGAGAGGACACCATAAGGCTCACGTCAAACTTGTACGTATACAGTCAAATTCTATAATTTTCACAATTGCTGCCGTTTGTATACATATTTGCCCTTTTCATCGGTTCTGCCAACACTACAGATACAGTGCTTGCTACTgctactttatacccgcaaacttcctaatctcatctgcccacctaactttccgtctccccctaacccgcttcccatCTCTGCGAATCCAATcggttatccttaatgaccaccggttattctgtctacgcgctacatgcccgacccatgtcgaTTTAttctccttgatttcaactatgatatccttaaccccggaggccccgccgcggtggtctagtggctggggtactcggctgctgacccgcaggtcgcgggatcgaatcccggctgcggctgctgcattttcgatggaggtgtaaatactgtaggcccgtgttctcagattttggtgcacgttaaaaagcaccaggtggtcaaattttccggtgccctacactacggcgtctctcataactatgtGGTGGTtatggcacgttaaaccccatatataaacaaatcttaaccccggtttgttccccgaTCTACTCTCCTCTCTTCTTGTTTGTTAAGGCTACACCTAATATTTTTGCTTTCTATCGcccactgcgtcgtcctcaatttaagctgcacCTTTTTTGTACGCCTCCAGGTCCCTCTCCAGGTCCCTTGTACGCCTCTCCAGGTCAGCTCCGTAGGTATGTACCGGCAAGGCGCAGCTGTTatattgattgcttgattgattgattgattgattgattgattgaacttttattatcatttgtcacatgaagtttacaaacactgattggacccatagcctgaggctagtgtagggtccaatgagaaaagtaatggacagaagcagGAAATGTCAATTACACAATACATATGTAGCTATACAGACACTGTAATtatacacatatacagagtagagaagtctttctcttcttaaacaatctggtcacaccaaacaaaactgcatgtgcgcatacaaaaagttatgacagataacttcgtggacacacccaaaaacatcagttaaaatacataaagaacatcaaactatcacaagttttagttagaaggaaaaaaatactAGGTATACAAGATTCACCAGCGTATATTTATACAGATGTAAGTGCTTACCACCAAAAGAAGCATTCACAGCTTGCTCAAGAATTGATTTTTTTACTTTTACCGCAGCATTGTGTGATGTCTTCAATTCAGCGGGCAAACTGTTCGAGATCTTTATTCCTGTGAACCGCATTAATATCTCACCATAAACGTTATTTCTTGGCACCAAGTAAAGTTACCGAACGTCAGGCTTCTAGTAGGgcgttcctcttgagggatacttTCCTATTGAGggataccttcctcttgagggatagcacACCTGAAGTGCTCCGCACTTACTGTTatcgcccatgtgctcagatttgggtgcacgttaaagaaccccaagtggccgaattcttaaatttccggagccctccactatacggcgtctctcataatcatatggtggttttgggacgttaaaccccacatatcaatcaatcaatcaatcaatcaatcacttattATTATCAAAACGCTACAAGAACAAGAGAAATTGGAGACCTCTCAGGTGCGCGCGCGTGCTCAGTGTGCCACAGATGGCTACGCTACACTTTGTCTCCTTTACGTCACGTTACAGCGACAGCATGCGACAGTAAAGCCCTCTCCGCGCTTAAGCGTCAAGAGTAGGCCATGCACGACAGAGAGCTGTTTGTATATTACATAGCGGGCGTACTCACTTCCCCTGAGCTTAGCACGGCGGGGCTCGTCCTGCGAGTCGAGTCCCCCGTCGTCGTCCCCTTCAACGTCGAACGAAGGGGCGTGTTGCCTCTGGTGCGAGCGAAGCTGCATGGACTCCAGGCTCCCTGGACGAGGCTGCATCAGCGACAGCACATGCCACGACTGCAGCTTCGGGCTGTCCAGGCTGCCTCCCTGCACGTTTCAGAGCAGTCGCAGAGCGAGACTCGTTTTGTCACGACGCGTCGGAACAACACTGACGAGTTACCGGATGCGTCTTGTTCTCGTCATATGCGCTATTCGCAAGATCGAACAACTTATCAGCCTATAGCCGGGAACTTCCGGTCGTTAGCATCATGTGATCAGTCAGCTCCTGAACAATCCCTCGTGTTtgacgaaaaggaaaaaaaaaatcggcagatttcacgtaactgggaatcgacgttatgcgaagcatgcggaaggaatgtcgctaaatgtatgtacaaatgttgcacgcacagacatatgttgaagatttttgcatatgtttatataaccagttgtttgcactttttgaacaatgccaactggaactagcgtattagcaacaccagaatctgatatgaagcgctgatgctcgcg
The nucleotide sequence above comes from Rhipicephalus microplus isolate Deutch F79 chromosome 2, USDA_Rmic, whole genome shotgun sequence. Encoded proteins:
- the LOC142780301 gene encoding uncharacterized protein LOC142780301 isoform X2, yielding MSSATMDGPVLATGTRKTSATGGSLDSPKLQSWHVLSLMQPRPGSLESMQLRSHQRQHAPSFDVEGDDDGGLDSQDEPRRAKLRGKACYFKICPFNTRTL
- the LOC142780301 gene encoding uncharacterized protein LOC142780301 isoform X1, with the translated sequence MGGTPWPASLRSSSLVLVTVAPLVALAAVVASPDWSTALENMERRGGSLDSPKLQSWHVLSLMQPRPGSLESMQLRSHQRQHAPSFDVEGDDDGGLDSQDEPRRAKLRGKACYFKICPFNTRTL